GATAGATTAATTGATAAAACTGATGCTACAAATAAAAATGTAGAAAAGTTAAGTAAAGACTTTGGAGCAACTCAAACTCAAGTTAAACGTAATAGCCAAGTTATATCAGCTTTATTAGATTCAGCATCTAGAGGAAGTTATATGGTTACAGGAGATGTTGTTGATGGAGTTAAAAAAGAGGAAACAATAACAAAAGCAGATGCTGAAAAAATGAAGAAAGATCATGCTGAAATAACAGAGCATGCTAAAAGACTTGATGAATTGATGATAGCAGAAGGAAACGATATTAAGAAACATGAAGATGAATTAGCAGCTCAAGATAAGAAACTAGCGGCTCATGATACCCAACTTACCACAAATAAAAAATCAATTGATGACAACACTAAAGCGATAACAAATAATAAAAACACTATAGCAGCTCAAGATAAAAAATTAAAAGATCATGATACTAAACTTGATGCAAATAAAAAATCAATTGATAGCAACACTAAAGAAATAACAAATAATAGAAATGCTATAAAAGACTTAGCAAAGACTAAATATAGAACAGAGGACATTAATAGAAACACTCAAGCAATCAATCAAAATACAAGAGCTATTAATAGAATCAACTCTAGATTAGACCATATGGATAATAAAATTAACCAAGGTATGTCTTTAATGGCAGCTATGACAGCTATTGATTTCCAAAATGTTGGAGCAGGGGAAGTTGGAATAGGAGCAGGAGTAGGACACTATGTAAATTCAGAGGGTGTTGCAATTGGAGTAGCTTATGCACCTACAGATGTATTTAGAGTTAATGCTAAATATTCTGTAACTACAGGAAGCATACATAATTCAGCTGTTGCAGTTGGAGCAACTTATAAATTTAAATTAAGATAGTGGGATTTGATAAGAGATGAGAATAAATAGTGATAAGGTAAAAAATATAGTTCCAGAGGAATTAATAGGAGTTATGTGGTATCTCTATGATAGAAATAGTTGGAAAAAACATAGTCCTAAGGAAATTATAAGAGTGGAACAAGTATTTTCTAATACCACAAGAATAAGTATGAGCTCAGGAGATGAGGAATACTTAAGAAATTCATTTGATCTTGAGGGAAGATTTTCTATAATTGAAAATGGTTCTGATGAGATTTTAAAATGGGATTATGAAGAGTTATATTAAAAGTCATGCTCTTGAAATTTAAAAAGAAGTAAGATATACTAAATAAAGAAAGTGAACCTCCACTTTGAGCGAGGAACTAAAAAAAGCGAGTGGACCTCCACCTACCGATGTAAAAATCAATAAGTGAGGATGAGATGTTAGAAATTTTCTAGCATCTCTTTTTTTTATTTAAAAATTTTTTTAAATTTTTTTCCTATCATAAATAATAGATTCTTATCATATATGATAAGTTATTACCAAAAGTGATAATGCAAACAGTACACTTTGTATTTTAACAGAACAAAAAAGTTTGACAAATGTTTGAAAGTAGGATAAACTAAATTTGTTCAACAGAAAACCAAACAAAATTAAAATATATTAAGGAGGTAGAACATGAGAAGATTTACAATACCAAGAGATGTGTTCTTTGGAGAGGATGCATTATCATATTTAAAAACTATAAAGGGAGAAAGAGCTTTTATAGTAATCGGTTCTGAAAGATTAGTAAAGGACGGAACTGCAGGAAAGGTAGAAAGCTACTTAAAGGAAGCTGGAATTGAATCTAAACTTTTCGTAGGAGTTGAAAATGATCCATCAGTAGAAACTGTAATGAAAGGTGCAGCTCAAATGAAAGAGTTCCAACCAGATACAATAGTTGGAATAGGTGGAGGTTCTCCAATAGATGCTGCAAAAGCTATGTGGATTTTCTATGAATATCCAGAATTTACATTTGAAGAGGCAGCTAAGCCATTTAACTTACCAGAGTTAAGACAAAAAGCTAAATTCTATGCTGTTCCTACAACAAGTGGAACTGCTACAGAGGTAACTTCATTCTCAGTTATCACTGATCACAACACAGGAATTAAATATCCAATTGCTGACTATAACATCACTCCAGATGTAGCTATTGTTGATACTAACCTAGTTCAAACAATGCCTAAATCATTAGTTGCTAATACTGGAATGGATGCATTAACACATGCAATTGAAGCTTATCCTTCAACATTTAGAAGTCCATTCACTGATGCTTTAGCAATTAAAGCAATTGAAATGATTGGTGAAAACTTAGTAAAATCATACAATGGAGAGGACCAAGCTAGAAAAGATATGCATATTGCTCAAAACTTAGCTGGAATGGCATTCTCAAATGCAATTTTAGGAATAGTTCACTCAATGGCTCATAAAACAGGTAAAATCTTAGATATTGCCCATGGTATGGCCAATGCAATATACTTATCTTATGCAATTGAATTCAACGCTAAAACAGCTGAGAAGGATTATGCAGATATCGCTAGAGCACTTAAATTATCAGGAAACACTGATAAAGAATTAGTTGAAGCTTTAGTAAACCATATTGGTGAATTAAGAAGTGCAATGAATATGCCTCACTCTTTAAAAGAGTATGGAATTGCTGAAGATGTATTTATGTCTAAATTAGATGATTTAGCAGCAACTTCAGTAGCAGATCCTTGTACAGGTACAAACCCTAGAGAGATCTCTGTGGAAGAAATGAAAAAATTATTAACAGCAATTTACTACGGTGAAAGAGTAAATTTCTAATTAAGTAAGAATCCTATGATGTTGCATTATTTAAGAAAAGCTCAAGATACCCTCTTGGGCTTTTCCATTTTTAGAAAGGAAGGTTTAATGGAAAAAATAGAACTTTTAGAAGAGAGTAAAAGATGTTTAAAATGTAAAAATCACCCCTGTGAAAATGCCTGTCCAATTGGAACTAGAATTCCTGAAATTATAGATATGTTTCAAAGAGGAGAGGAGTTAGAGGCTGGAAAAATTTTATTTGAAAATAATCCCATGTCTTTAGTTTGTTCATTGATATGTCCCTTTGAAAATCAATGTATGGGAAGTTGTGTAAGGGGGATAAAAACTACTCCAGTTAATTTTCCATCTATAGAAAATTACATAATGGAAAAATATTTAAGGGAAACTACCTTTGAAAATACTCCTAGTAATGGGAAAAGAATTGCCATAGTTGGTGGGGGACCAGGAGGGCTTTCAGGAGGTTTTTATTTAAGAAGAAAAGGATATGATGTTACCATATATGATGACCATGAAAAAATGGGGGGAATGTTAAGATATGGAATACCATCCTTTAGATTAACTAAGGATAAAGTAGATTTACTAGAGGAAAAGGCCTATGAAAGTGGAATAAAATTTCAAGGGAATAAAATATTCACTGAGGATAGTTTAAGGAGATTGAAAAAAGAGGGAAATTATCAAGGGGTACTTGTTACAACAGGAGCATGGCTACCTAAGGAACTTAATCTAGAAGGAGTGGAAAGAGAAGGGGTTTACTATGGAATAGATTATTTAAAAAATAATATAGACCTAGGTAAAAATAAAAAAGTTGTGGTAATAGGAGCAGGAAATGTGGCAATGGATGTGGCAAGAACTGCTAAAAGACAAGGAAATGAAGTTTTAATTGCCTATAGAAAAAAAATAGAGGCTGCTCCAGCAACAAAGGTTGAAATTCATGAAACTGTTGAAGATGGTGTAAATTTCCTAACAGAGGTTACTCCAGTAAAAATAACAGATAAGGGAATAGTTTTAGAAAGAAATAATGAAAAAACTCAGTTTTTATATGAATGTGATAATGCTATAATAGCAGTAAGCCAAAAATCACAATTTAATGTAGAATCTTTAGATGGGTATTTTTATGGAGGAGATTTAGTAACAGGTCCAGAAACAGTTGTAAAGGCAAGTTTTACTGGAAGAGAAAGCGCAAAATTACTGGATGATTATTTAGTAGGAAAGGAGTAAATTATATGTTTGATTACAAGGTTCAACTAAATGGCAAGGAGTTACCTAAGGGTGACGAAGAAATTTTAGTTACATTTTTAAAAATGTTAGACTTTTCAGCAGAGTATTTATCCCCCCTATATGATACGGATAAGATTAGATTTTGTCCAGAATCAAAGGAAATCTTAATATGTGATTCTAAAAAACATGAGAATGAACTTGATGAAGCTGCAAATTCTTATGGATTTAAATTGAAAATTCAATAAGGAGGATAAAATGACTGATTTTTTAAAGGAGCTAAAGGGGTTAAAGGCTAAAGAAGGGGTTACCTATGAAAGGTTAGCAGAAATCTTGAAGGACAAATATAAGTGTCAACTTACGGCAAATAGTTTAGCAAATAAATTTAGTAGGGGAACTCTTACGGGAAAGGAAGTTGCTAAAATATTAAGTGCCCTAGGATATGAGGTTAAAATTGAAAAAAATAACTAAAAGGGGAGTTCTCTTTTACAATGAGGATAAACCTCTAGCTAGGGAACTATACTTGGAGTATAAAAAATTCTTAGAGGAAAAAAATATAGAACTACTTTCTAAGAAAGAGATTAAAAATGGAGATTTTGCTGTGGTTATAGGAGGAGATGGAACTCTTTTAAGAGCTTCAAAAACTATAATCGAAAATGACAATATAGATGTTTTTGCTGTTAATGCAGGGTCTTTAGGATTTCTTACTGAGATAAAAAAAGAGGAGTTTAAGAAAACCTTTGAGAGATATTTAAAAGGTGATATTGAAAGGGAGGAGAGAGTACTTTTAAAGGTGAAATATAATAATGAGATACATCATATTTTAAATGATGTGGTTATTATGAAGAAAAATGCTCTTTCTAAATTGATAAAGTTAAAGGTTACAATAGGGGATAAAACCCTTTGTACAATAAAGGCAGATGGAATAATAGTTTCTACACCTACTGGGTCAACTGCCTACTCTCTTTCAGCAGGGGGACCTATTTTAATACCTAATTTAGAAGTTATGGTAATTACCCCTCTAGCACCACACAATTTAACAAGTAGGCCTATAGTTTTAAGTAATAGAGATAGGATAACTGTTTCTCTTTTATCTGAAGAGGATGGAGAAATTATAATAGACGGGGACATAAGTAGAAAGTTAGAAGTAAATAGTAAAATTGAACTATATTCTTGTAATAAGAAAATAAGGTTGGTTTTACCTGAAAATAGAGATTATTATAGTGTACTTCATGAAAAGTTAAAATGGAGTGAATAGAAAAGATGGAGAAAAAATTCCCCATCTTTTTTTACTTTCCATTCCAAGGTTTAAGGGTTAAATCACTTGTTTGAAATCCTCCATACATAGGATTAGGTAAAACTATCCATCTATTTCCATAGTTATTTTTATGTGCTTTAACAAAGGCTACCCTTTCCATATTTGTTTTATGTAAAACATCACTACCAAAGTCATCTAGGTTATCCCCTACCATTAAAACTATTTTATAACCTTGATCACGAAGGGAGTCCACACGAAAAGCCTTATCTGAGGTTTTATTTTTAAGTAAAAGATGTTTACTATCCACTTGAGGGAAACCTAGGGCTTTTAAGTTTTCCATTGTGGGATTATATACATTTTCATGTCTATTGGAAATATAGAAAATATCTCCTCCATTTTTAACTATGAAATTGGCAAAATCCACAGCTCCTGGAATGGCAGTTGCCTCTTTAGCTTCACACCATTTTGTCCAAGATTCACTGGAATACCCTTTACTATTTTCAACTTGCCAAGCTGCATAACCACTGTTGTTTATCATAGTTTCATCTAGGTCTACAACAACTGCATTTTTTCCATTTATTTTATTTTCTAAAAAGGCAGTTTTTCCACTGTTAAAAGCTTGATATGCAAGGGCTTCATACTCCCCTGAATTTTGAACCCATAAAACACCTAATTTAGATTCTAAAGGTTTATTTTCCTTTAGAGAAGTACAACCTGAAAATACAATTAATAGAGCTCCAAGAGCTAATCCTAAACTTTTCTTCATAAGATACATTCCTTTCAATTTAAAATTTTAGTTTTGGTTATTTTAATTATAACTGGTTTTTTGTTTTTTTGAAATTGAGGGGAGTTAAAAAATATTTATTTTTAAAGTTCCTAGAGAAAAAACTGGAGTTATAGAAATTTAAATCTGAGGCTATTTCAGATATTTTTTTATTTGTATGTAAAAGATAAAGGGCTCCATACTCTAATTTTTTATTTAAAATATATGTTGAAGGATAAACATTTAAATTTTTTCTAAAAAGTTCAATAATACTATTTCTATTTAAACTAAAAATCTTTTCTAAACCTTTCACAGTAATTTTTTCATGGATGTTTTTATCTATAAAATCTAAGATTCTTAAAAGAAGAGGATTTTCCATGGTGTTAATTTGGAAATTTTTACCCTTGGTTAAAAGTTGAAAAAGGGTTTTACTTATAAATTTTAAAATTGCCAAATTGAAAATAGATGGGTCTTCACTATTTAAAACACTTAAATTCTCCTTGGAACAAGTTATAAACTCCCTTTGGAAAATATGGTTATTTAAAAGGGTGGGAGTGAAAGTTTTTAAAAAATTGTTATTTACATAGATAACTATAAAATCAATGTTTTTAGTTAAAACTTCAAAGTTCCCTAGGTATTCCCCCTTTGTAATTAACATCTCCTTACTTCGGAGAATTAAA
The window above is part of the Cetobacterium ceti genome. Proteins encoded here:
- a CDS encoding iron-containing alcohol dehydrogenase; translation: MRRFTIPRDVFFGEDALSYLKTIKGERAFIVIGSERLVKDGTAGKVESYLKEAGIESKLFVGVENDPSVETVMKGAAQMKEFQPDTIVGIGGGSPIDAAKAMWIFYEYPEFTFEEAAKPFNLPELRQKAKFYAVPTTSGTATEVTSFSVITDHNTGIKYPIADYNITPDVAIVDTNLVQTMPKSLVANTGMDALTHAIEAYPSTFRSPFTDALAIKAIEMIGENLVKSYNGEDQARKDMHIAQNLAGMAFSNAILGIVHSMAHKTGKILDIAHGMANAIYLSYAIEFNAKTAEKDYADIARALKLSGNTDKELVEALVNHIGELRSAMNMPHSLKEYGIAEDVFMSKLDDLAATSVADPCTGTNPREISVEEMKKLLTAIYYGERVNF
- a CDS encoding FAD-dependent oxidoreductase, yielding MEKIELLEESKRCLKCKNHPCENACPIGTRIPEIIDMFQRGEELEAGKILFENNPMSLVCSLICPFENQCMGSCVRGIKTTPVNFPSIENYIMEKYLRETTFENTPSNGKRIAIVGGGPGGLSGGFYLRRKGYDVTIYDDHEKMGGMLRYGIPSFRLTKDKVDLLEEKAYESGIKFQGNKIFTEDSLRRLKKEGNYQGVLVTTGAWLPKELNLEGVEREGVYYGIDYLKNNIDLGKNKKVVVIGAGNVAMDVARTAKRQGNEVLIAYRKKIEAAPATKVEIHETVEDGVNFLTEVTPVKITDKGIVLERNNEKTQFLYECDNAIIAVSQKSQFNVESLDGYFYGGDLVTGPETVVKASFTGRESAKLLDDYLVGKE
- a CDS encoding DUF6471 domain-containing protein, whose amino-acid sequence is MTDFLKELKGLKAKEGVTYERLAEILKDKYKCQLTANSLANKFSRGTLTGKEVAKILSALGYEVKIEKNN
- a CDS encoding NAD(+)/NADH kinase produces the protein MKKITKRGVLFYNEDKPLARELYLEYKKFLEEKNIELLSKKEIKNGDFAVVIGGDGTLLRASKTIIENDNIDVFAVNAGSLGFLTEIKKEEFKKTFERYLKGDIEREERVLLKVKYNNEIHHILNDVVIMKKNALSKLIKLKVTIGDKTLCTIKADGIIVSTPTGSTAYSLSAGGPILIPNLEVMVITPLAPHNLTSRPIVLSNRDRITVSLLSEEDGEIIIDGDISRKLEVNSKIELYSCNKKIRLVLPENRDYYSVLHEKLKWSE
- a CDS encoding 5'-nucleotidase, lipoprotein e(P4) family produces the protein MKKSLGLALGALLIVFSGCTSLKENKPLESKLGVLWVQNSGEYEALAYQAFNSGKTAFLENKINGKNAVVVDLDETMINNSGYAAWQVENSKGYSSESWTKWCEAKEATAIPGAVDFANFIVKNGGDIFYISNRHENVYNPTMENLKALGFPQVDSKHLLLKNKTSDKAFRVDSLRDQGYKIVLMVGDNLDDFGSDVLHKTNMERVAFVKAHKNNYGNRWIVLPNPMYGGFQTSDLTLKPWNGK
- a CDS encoding helix-turn-helix domain-containing protein yields the protein MFSEVTDILEENLSKKSYENFILYKKFLSSFYIFLETLKITPDPTDNFIILSYFLENTSIYGDIFPENSKKNISSKLILDFFTLRKKYSSVPCFSILKNIYRCKYPLEFHALEVNLNILEDIYSSKDITKISIKNSDINTLIETHFFKLLRYSTYTPEYGDSTFFSKNGIIIRICLDGEIQFSKKNLILRSKEMLITKGEYLGNFEVLTKNIDFIVIYVNNNFLKTFTPTLLNNHIFQREFITCSKENLSVLNSEDPSIFNLAILKFISKTLFQLLTKGKNFQINTMENPLLLRILDFIDKNIHEKITVKGLEKIFSLNRNSIIELFRKNLNVYPSTYILNKKLEYGALYLLHTNKKISEIASDLNFYNSSFFSRNFKNKYFLTPLNFKKTKNQL